The Thermodesulfobacteriota bacterium genomic interval AGAGGGAAGGTGGTGGAGAACTATCTTTTCATCGCCTAGTACAATTGTATGCCCCGCATTGTTTCCGCCCTGGTATCTGACTACAATGTCCACTTGCTCAGAAATGAGATCAACTATCCTGCCTTTTCCCTCATCTCCCCACTGGGCGCCAATAACCACAACGTTTGGCATTTCTAGATGCCTCCCTTAAGAAGTTCTTCCAGATTAGAGAACTCTTTGCTAGAGCCTCTTCTGGATTCTATAAGTTTAAGCTTTCTAGGCGTCTCTAAGAGTATTACACCGTAAAAATTTGAAGCCCTGTTCTCTTTTAGTCTAAGTTGTTTTTGCTCAGGGCTAAGATTTAAATCTAATATTACCTTAAAACCGCTTGACCTAAGCCACTCTGTTAGGTGAATAGCTTCGCGTCTTAGAGAAGGCTTTTTAGGTATTACGACAAAGTGAATCTGGTTATTTTCAAGATTGTTTTTGGAGTAGTCTAAAAGGGATTCTACATCAACTGCAAAGCCTGTGGCGGGGGCATCGTAGCCGTATTTACCCATAAGCTCGTCATATCTTCCGCCTTTAATAAGTGGGGATGGTAGCTGATGCGATAGAATTTCAAAAGTAACACCTGTGTAATAGTTAAATCCCCTAAGCTCAGTTAGGTCTATATTTACCTCACAATCAAGCTGGTAGTCATCTACCACTCTGAGCACATTCTCAAGCTCTCTTATATATTTTTTAATTGAAGTAATTTTCTTTGCTTCTTCTAGAACATCTCTTCCGCCATAAAGCATTGGAAGTTTCTTTATAGCTTCTTTAGTGTTTTTTGACGCTTTGGATTTTCTAAGCGCTTTTTCCAAAGCCTCTTGGTCTTTCTTCTTTATAGCTTCTTCTATTTGCACTCTTACATCTTCAGTTTTGGAAAGCAAGTTTCTTAGTATTCCAGTATGTCCTATATCAAGAACAAGCTTTTTAATGCCTGATTTCCCCAAGGATTTAATTCCAAGTGCAATTATTTCTGCATCGGCCTCTGCGGAGTTTAATCCTATTAGCTCGCATCCTACTTGAAATACCTCTCTTTCCTTACCGCTTCCCTTTTCTTGAAATCTCACAACCCTGCCGTTATAGCAAAGCCTCAGAGGAGAAGACGGATCTTTGAGCTGAGTGGAAACAATTCTCGCTACTTGAGGAGTTATGTCGGGTCTTAGCGCTACAACCTCTCCTGTTGAAGGATCGACAAACTTCATTACCTTATTTTTTAGCTCATCACCAAGCCCAACGGAAAGCGGGTCTAAATATTCAAACAGTGGGGTTATGACTTTTCTGTATCCCCATCTGGAGAATTCCTCTAAAAGCCCTTCTTCTATTCTTCTAAGTTCTTCAGCTTTCTCAGGGATATAATCCTTAACACCTTGAGGGAGACTTAAACGATCTACCATTTATAATTTAACCTGCTCAACCGAAATAATTTCGGTTAGTTTAGAAATTTCCTCTATTACTTGATCCGGAACAGGGGAGTCTACACTCGTAAACACAATAGCCCTTCCTCCAATTGCCTCTCTACCAAGATGCATACGTCCGATGTTCACTCCATTATCACCAAGTATACTGCACATGGAACCTATGAATCCTGGTTTGTCATTGTTTTCACTCACCAGCATATGGCCTTCTGGCACAAGGTCTATTGTAACACCGTTCACGTTCACAATTCTAGGCTCTTCTTTTCCAAAAATTGTTCCGGAGACCTGAGTCTCTCCATCTTTAGTTCTAACTCTAAGGGTAATAGAGCTCGTATAGTCTTTGGCTTCAGAAGATTTGGCTTCGATTACCTTTATGCCTCTGTCTTTTGCAATCACAGGCGCATTAACGTGGCTTACGACTATATCCATCATAGGGGTCAGAAAGCCTTTAAGAGCCGATACCGTAATCGGAGATGTGTCGAGCTCTGATACCTCGCCGTCATATTCAATAATAAACTCTTTAATGCCGCCTTTGCAGAGCTGTCCTTGAAGCACGCCGAGTTTCTCAGCAAGGTTTATATAAGGTTTCATTACAGTGAGTGCTTCTAAGCTTACCGAAGGCATATTAACGGCATTGTTAACAACACCGTTTACTAAGAAATCTACAATCTGCTCTGCTATTGCTAGTCCTACTTTTGTCTGCGCCTCAGCTGTTGAAGCTCCAAGGTGAGGTGTCATTACAATATTTTCGTCAATTGATAGTATGGGGTTATCAGCTTCTGGCGGCTCGCTCGTGTAAACATCAAAAGCGGCTCCAGCGATTTTACCTTCTTTAACAGCTTGTGTTATATCGCTTTCATTTATTACTCCGCCTCTAGCGCAGTTGATTATTATTAAACCTGGTTTTGTCTTTTCAAATGTGTCTTTGTTGATAAGGTCTTTTGTATCTGGTGTTAGTGGTGTGTGAATCGTTATTATGTCTGCTCTTGAAAGTAGATCATCCAGACTAACAAGCTCTACGCCCAGTTTCTCAGCCGCTTCTTGAGTTAGAAAAGGATCATAAGCAATAACGTTCATCTTAAGACCCATAGCCCTTTCTGCAACAAGCTTTCCTATGTTGCCTAGACCTATGCAGCCAAGCGTTTTTCCATAAATTTCGATCCCTTTGAATTTACTTCTTTCCCACTTTCCTGCTTTTAGCGATGCGTGCGCTTCGGGGATTCTTCTAGCCAGTGAGAGCATTAGCGTAATTGTGTGTTCAGCTGTCGTGATAGCATTTGCCTCAGGGGTGTTCATTACTACGATTCCCTTTTTGGTTGCAGCTTCAACGTCTACGTTATCAACTCCGATGCCTGCTCTGCCAATTGCTTTTAAATTTGTTCCGGCTTCTATTAATTCATCTGTAAGGGTTGTAGCACTTCTGACGATTACCGCGTCAAAATCGCTAATTATTTCGGCCAGTTCCTCTTTAGGAATGCCTTTTCTTACATCTATATCTAGTTCTGTGGCTGCCTCAAGGATCTCAAGACCGTCCTTTGCCATACCGTCTGTTATTAGTACTTTCAATTTGTCCTCCAAGAAACATTACGGGGTGTTATTTAACGGGTTAACAATATATTCTAGCTACAAATTTTGTCAATTTGTTCTTAGCAGATGCGTAACAATTAACATGATCAAATAGTGCGGAACAAAAATCTATACATATATACGTACATATGATAAAATTGTTCAAACTTTTAATTCTTATCAATAATGGAGGATGAAATGATTAGAATTATATCAACTTTTATTATTTCACTCGTAGTAGTTTTATTATTTCAACAAGAATCACATTCTGTATGCCCACCACCGGTTGGTAGTACAACCACATGTACAGATAATCAACCTAATCCGGATCTAAATGGAGTAGATGAAACGGGTAATCCAAGCAATGTTACTGTAATTATGCTCCCTGGTTCAGCAATTGATACTCGTCTATCAAGCGGAGGCAGCGGGGAGGAAGGAATCGCGGGTGGTGATGCTATGAATACTATCACACTTAACGATGCAAGAATTGACAGTGAAAATGAGTCTATTGAGACAGAAACCGGGGATGATGTAGTTAATATTACTGATTCAGAGCTGATGAATTTAAACGTGAACACAGTGGAGCTTGGCGGAGGAAGTAATATATTGAATATTACTAGATCATCAATAATTAATGCAAATGGTCGAGTATTATCTATGACACCAGGAAACGATCAAGCTGATAATGTTACGATTATCGATTCTGAGGTAAAAACACTCATATCAAGCTCTGCATTAGAAACAGGAAGCAGTAGTGATAATGTTTTTATTGAGAACTCAATTATCCAAGGTGGATCCAACATAAATGCCGTTCCAGAAGTAATAGATCTTGGCAGTAATGATGATGTATTGAGGCTGAGTACTGGTGCGGATATCAGAGGAGTTACAAATAATGGTATTAATTTTGGAAATGGGTTTATAGATTGCGGTGCTGATTTTGATACTATAATTTTTGAAATGAGAGTAGCAACCAATCAGTTAGAAGCAATAACTGCAGAGATAGAAAGCAAAAATCCGGCAGAGGACCAAATAACAATAAACAACCTAACCTACATTTGGATAGATTGTGAAGAATTGGTTGCCGATGTAAGAGGCGGATTTACCACAGCCGTTCCAACACTCTCTGAGTGGGGCCTAATAGCAATGGCGGGTGTTTTAGGTCTGATTGGTTTTGCAGTTATAAGAAGAAGACAGGCTGCGGCTTAAATTAAAAAAAATTCAAAAATATAAAAAGGAGCTCGGCATTCGTGCCCAGCTCCTTTTTTTGTATCAAATGTTAATGCTATTAATATATATTTCGATATGATAATATTATTCAAACTTACTTTACTGACTAGGTAGGAGGATGAGAATGAGATTTTTACTTGTTGTTTTGTTAGCAATACCACTTTACGTATTTACTAGCAACAATTTGTTTGCCCAGCCGCTTTCTTGCCC includes:
- the hisZ gene encoding ATP phosphoribosyltransferase regulatory subunit: MVDRLSLPQGVKDYIPEKAEELRRIEEGLLEEFSRWGYRKVITPLFEYLDPLSVGLGDELKNKVMKFVDPSTGEVVALRPDITPQVARIVSTQLKDPSSPLRLCYNGRVVRFQEKGSGKEREVFQVGCELIGLNSAEADAEIIALGIKSLGKSGIKKLVLDIGHTGILRNLLSKTEDVRVQIEEAIKKKDQEALEKALRKSKASKNTKEAIKKLPMLYGGRDVLEEAKKITSIKKYIRELENVLRVVDDYQLDCEVNIDLTELRGFNYYTGVTFEILSHQLPSPLIKGGRYDELMGKYGYDAPATGFAVDVESLLDYSKNNLENNQIHFVVIPKKPSLRREAIHLTEWLRSSGFKVILDLNLSPEQKQLRLKENRASNFYGVILLETPRKLKLIESRRGSSKEFSNLEELLKGGI
- a CDS encoding IPTL-CTERM sorting domain-containing protein, with the protein product MIRIISTFIISLVVVLLFQQESHSVCPPPVGSTTTCTDNQPNPDLNGVDETGNPSNVTVIMLPGSAIDTRLSSGGSGEEGIAGGDAMNTITLNDARIDSENESIETETGDDVVNITDSELMNLNVNTVELGGGSNILNITRSSIINANGRVLSMTPGNDQADNVTIIDSEVKTLISSSALETGSSSDNVFIENSIIQGGSNINAVPEVIDLGSNDDVLRLSTGADIRGVTNNGINFGNGFIDCGADFDTIIFEMRVATNQLEAITAEIESKNPAEDQITINNLTYIWIDCEELVADVRGGFTTAVPTLSEWGLIAMAGVLGLIGFAVIRRRQAAA
- the serA gene encoding phosphoglycerate dehydrogenase, whose protein sequence is MKVLITDGMAKDGLEILEAATELDIDVRKGIPKEELAEIISDFDAVIVRSATTLTDELIEAGTNLKAIGRAGIGVDNVDVEAATKKGIVVMNTPEANAITTAEHTITLMLSLARRIPEAHASLKAGKWERSKFKGIEIYGKTLGCIGLGNIGKLVAERAMGLKMNVIAYDPFLTQEAAEKLGVELVSLDDLLSRADIITIHTPLTPDTKDLINKDTFEKTKPGLIIINCARGGVINESDITQAVKEGKIAGAAFDVYTSEPPEADNPILSIDENIVMTPHLGASTAEAQTKVGLAIAEQIVDFLVNGVVNNAVNMPSVSLEALTVMKPYINLAEKLGVLQGQLCKGGIKEFIIEYDGEVSELDTSPITVSALKGFLTPMMDIVVSHVNAPVIAKDRGIKVIEAKSSEAKDYTSSITLRVRTKDGETQVSGTIFGKEEPRIVNVNGVTIDLVPEGHMLVSENNDKPGFIGSMCSILGDNGVNIGRMHLGREAIGGRAIVFTSVDSPVPDQVIEEISKLTEIISVEQVKL
- a CDS encoding adenylosuccinate synthetase, which codes for MPNVVVIGAQWGDEGKGRIVDLISEQVDIVVRYQGGNNAGHTIVLGDEKIVLHHLPS